The genome window TAAAACTTTAGATCAGGTTGCCGAAGAATTGTTGTTGAAAATTGAAGAAGTAAAACGCATCAAAAAAGTAAAAGCTTTTTATGATGAATTACAGACTCTAGAAGAGCTTCAAATTAAGGCTATTTTGCAACTTAAAAAAGCCAGACAACTGACTAAAATTGTGGTTGAAGGAAAGGCAATTTCGAAAGAAAATCTAATTTCAGAAGATAGTAGTACTTACAAAATCAATAAGTTAGTAGTTGTTGCTGAACGATTCAGAAGTATGCATTCGGCATTAGTAGAAGATGACGAAGATGTTTCCTATTATTCCGATTCAAAAAAGAAAAAGGATAAAGAACTTAAGAAATCAACCATTGAAGAAACCTTAGAATTGTGGAAACAAAACAATTCTATTTATGAAATTGCCAAGCAACGTAAACTAACACCACAAACCATTTACAACCATTTTACCAAGCTGATTCAAATGGAAATAGTGCAACTTTCCGATATTTTACCAGAAGATAAAATATCCGAACTAAAAGTTGCTTTTACTGATTTTAAAGGCGAAAGCTTGGGCGAATTAAAAGAAATTCACGGTGATAAATTCTCTTGGGACGAATTGCGTTTGTATAAAGCGAGTTTAGTTTAAGTAAATTTCAGAAATTATAACTGAATTATCTTCTTCAACATAAAACAAATCACTTATAAATTGATCGATTTTTTCAAGTTTTTCTGAAGGAATCAGTATTGATGTTTCGTATAAAAACTCGGGTAAATCATCAGCTTCATTATAATTTATAAAAACTAATTTTCCTAATTTTATGTTGTCAATTTCTTTAACAATTTCAATTTTAGTAGCTAAATTATTAAATGATATTGTTTTAAGATTAGTAGAAACAATTCCATAATCATAACTAAAAGCAATTGTTTTACGAGTAACAACTAACATCTCTTTGCCAAAAAGATTCCATAAAAGATAACGAACAGGAAAGTAAATAATTAAAAAAGAAATGATTAGTATTGGAAAAATAGCTTTTATTATTTCTTTTTCTTCTAAAGAATTTAGAATATAGCCCAAAAATAACAAGACTAAAAGGATTAAACTTGCTAATGCTATTTTTCCAATTAATTTTGATTGAACATTTAATTCAACAGAAACATTAATTCCATTAAAGTGTATGGAAGCTTTGTTTTTCATTGAAATTAACTCAACCAGTTAACTAACATTACTGCAGGAATGAAATAAATTACAATTGTTCTTGCACCATCGTAATCTTTTGCTAAACGCTGTCCAAACAACAAGAAAAGTAATGTAACGCAAGATAAAATAGCACCATAAAAGCCTAATCCTCTAATTACAACATCTTGAACTAAGTGTTGAATGATTCCAGAAATACATAAAACTCCAGAAACAATTTCTAAAAGTAATACAATTCCAAGCGCAAAAGGAACTTGTTTTGCCAAAATGGTATTAGAAAAATGACTATTTAACCATTCTACATTGCCTTTCCAATCTTTAATTTTATCGTATCCAGATTGTAAAAAAGTAATTGCTAAAAAAGCTAAAACTAAAAGTGGAGCTAATTGTGTCATAATTATGCGTTTTTGTGAATTAATCGAGTTAATTTGATAGACAAATCGGTTAAAATAATTTTGCTATTTCCGTTGCGTTCGATGTGGTAAATAGCATCTTCTAATTCTTTGTAAATATCTGTAATATTTGCGCCATTTACAAACGGAGCAAATTTTTCTAATTCAAATTTGGGCACATTTGTTTCTAAAAAAACCAAGTCATGTGCTTGATAATTAAGCAGTAAAGCTTGTCTGAAAAAGTGAATGCAATAATGTAAAAATTGCTTTTGTGTTTCCCTACCCGTTGCAGCAATATTTTCGCTCCAAGCAATTAAATCGTTAATAGCTGCTGCGTTTCCTTTTGCTCTAAATGCACTTCTTACCCAATCAACGAACCATTCATCAAACGGAAATTCGTCTTCTTCTTTGTGTAAAATATGTAAGGCTTTGTTGTAATTTCCTTCGCTTTGATGTGCTATTTTTTTTGCTAAAGAAGGATCACAGTTTTCACGTGAAACCAAAGCATCAGCAATTACGCTTTCACTCAAACCTATAAAATCTAAAACTTGACAACGCGATAAAATCGTTTGTAATAAATCGCTCGTGTTTTCAGTAATTAAAATAAAAACGGTTTTAGCTGGCGGTTCTTCTAAAAGTTTTAAAAGTTTATTTGCCGAAGCGCCATTCATTTTATCGGCCATCCAAATAATCATCACTTTGTAACCGCCTTCATAAGCTTTTAACGAAAGTTTTTTGTTGATTTCGGTGGCTTCGTCTACCCCTATTAACCCTTGTTTGTTTTGAATTCCTAAGTTTTTAAGCCAATCAAACAAACTGCCGTAAGGAGTTTCTGTTAAAAATTGTCGCCACTCGCTCATAAAATTATCGCTAACAGCATGACTTTTAACAGAATCTGTACTTGCAACCGGAAAAACAAAATGCAAATCGGGATGTGAAAAATGCTCAAATTTTAGATTACAAGCGGTATTTTCACCAACATTTTCGCCACCCATATTACCGCACAAAATATATTGCGCATAAGCAATTGCTAAAGGCAATGTTCCACTACCTTCGGGTCCAACAAAAAGTTGCGCATGAGGAATTCTACCCGCCTCAGCACTCTTAGTTAGGTGATTTTTAATGTGTTCTTGTCCTAAAATTTCTTTGAAAAGCATAGAACAAACCTAATCAAAAAATCCCAAAATCGATGTAAAAGAAATTAAAAAAATGGTTTTAAAACTTTTTTAAAAAAAATGCAAAATATGATATTTGTTATAAGGATTTAAAATACAATAATTTATATTTGCATTCGCTCAAATAAAAATACAACTTAAATGAAAACACTTAACGACTTCAATTTCAAGAACAAAAAAGCAATTATCAGAGTAGATTTTAACGTGCCTTTAGATGAAAACTTTAAGGTTACAGATGCAACAAGAATCGAGGCTGCAAAGCCAACAATTGATAAAATTTTGAAAGATGGAGGAAGTGTTATTTTAATGAGCCATTTGGGAAGGCCAAAAGGAGTTGAAGCTAAATACTCATTAAACCATATTGTTTCAAAAACAGAAGAAATTCTAGGTCAAAAAGTACATTTTGCATCAGATTGTATCGGTGAAGTAGCTGAAAATGCTGCTAAAAATTTACAAGCAGGCGAAATCTTATTGTTAGAAAACTTACGTTTTTATGCTGAAGAAGAAAAAGGTGACGTTGAGTTTTCTAAAAAACTAGCTTCATTAGGCGATATTTATGTTAACGATGCTTTTGGAACTGCTCACAGAGCACATGCTTCAACAACAATTATTGCTCAGTTTTTCGAAAATGCAAAATGCTTTGGTTATTTATTAGCTAAAGAAATTGAGAGCATCGAAAAAGTATTAAAAAATTCAGAAAAACCAGTTGTAGCAATCTTAGGAGGAAGTAAAGTTTCTTCTAAAATTACGGTAATTGAAAATATTTTAGACAAAGTAAATCACATGATTATTGGTGGTGGAATGACATTTACTTTTGTAAAAGCACTTGGAGGAAAAATTGGAAATTCTATTTGTGAAGATGATAAATTAGATTTAGCAATCGAAATTTTAAAACAAGCAAAAGAAAAAGGAGTTCAAATTCACATTCCAGTTGATGTAGTTGCGGCTGATGCTTTTTCAAATGATGCTAATACACAAGTAGTTGATGTAAATCATATTCCTGATGGATGGCAAGGATTAGATGCTGGGCCAAAATCATTAGAGATTTTCAAACGAATTATATTAGATTCAAAAACCATTTTATGGAATGGTCCTTTAGGTGTTTTTGAAATGGAAACATTTGCAAAAGGAACAATTTCATTAGGTGAATTTATTGCAGAATCTACAGCTAATGGCGCTTTTTCATTGGTAGGTGGTGGTGATAGTGTGGCTGCTGTTAAGCAATTTGGACTAGAGCCAAAGATGAGTTACGTTTCTACCGGTGGTGGAGCGATGTTGGAGATGCTTGAAGGGAGAACCTTGCCTGGAATTGCAGCTATTTTAGAATAAACACAATAAAACGTTGATTATTAAGTTATTGGTAATTAACACGCCCCAAAAAAACAAAAAAGAATGAATAAAATTTTAGTAACCACATCTTTGTTTTTGTCGTTATTTTGCTTCGGACAAGAGACTGCAGAAAAAGAAAGTTTATTAACGTTGCCAAAAATGTCCTATTTGGATTCTTTGAAAACAACGTTTGTAAATCATAGTACAAGCAATTGTATTGATGAAAGATGGTTGTCGGAATTGGCTAATTTTGAGTTGTCAAACGACATGTACAATGATATCGAAACCATTGATATTGATGCCGAAGTTAGTTATAATCTTTCTACCGAAGTACTTAAAAAGCGTTTGGCTAAAATGGATGCCAAATCGCCATTCAATATTGAGTATAACCAAGCTTTAGAAAATACAATAAAGGCTTTTCTAAAAAATCGACCAAAAGCATTTGAGCGATTGATGGCGGTTTCTGAATATTATTTTCCAATGTTTGAAGAACACTTAGCAAAATATAACATTCCGATGGAATTGAAATATTTAGCAATAGTTGAATCTGCATTAAACCCAAGAGCAAAATCACGTGTAGGAGCGTCAGGATTGTGGCAATTTATGTATCCAACAGGTAAGCAATACAATCTTGAAGTAAATTCATATGTTGATGAGCGTTACGATCCTTTAAAAGCTACAGAAGCAGCTTGTCAGTATTTGTCAAGTTTGTACGGAATTTTTGGCGATTGGAGTTTGGTTTTAGCTTCATACAATGCTGGTCCTGGAAACGTTTCTAAAGCAATTCGTCGTTCTGGTGGTAGTCAAAACTATTGGAACATTAGAAAAAACTTACCTAGAGAAACGGCAAATTATGTGCCTGCATTTTTAGCTACTTTTTACATTTACGAATACAGAAAAGAACATAACATTATGCCTAAAAAAGCGCCATTGACGTATTTTGAAACAGATACGATTATGGTGAAAAAGCAAATGTCGTTCAAACAAATTTCTGAATTGTTAGATATTCCTGAAGAACAATTGGAGTTTTTAAATCCAATTTACAAACTAAAAGTAATTCCTTTTTTAGATGACAAAGCGCATTATTTGAGACTTCCAAAGAACAAAATGGGATTGTTTGTTTCTAACGAGGAAAAGATTTATGCTTATTTAGAATATCTAGATACGTATAAAGAAAAAACGAAGACCGATTTTATTCCAACGACAAAAGATTCTGCTTATGTAGAAGCACCAAAAGTGGAAAGAAAAACACAGTTTCACACGATTAAAAGTGGTGAAAGTTTAGGTAAAATTGCGGATAAGTATGATGTTTCGATTGCCGAACTAAAAAAATGGAATCATATCAAAGGAAATAACATTCAGGCTGGAAAAAAATTAAAAATATATTCCGATAAAAAAGTAATTGTTCAAACAGAAGCTAAAGCTAGTAAAGATGGGACTTACACCGTTAGAAGTGGCGATTCGTTATATTCAATTGCAAAGAAATTTCCAGGAGTTTCTGCTGAAGACATAAAAAAATGGAACGATATTAGTGGTGACAATATACAACCCGGAATGAAATTAAAAATT of Flavobacterium channae contains these proteins:
- a CDS encoding lytic transglycosylase domain-containing protein, with the translated sequence MNKILVTTSLFLSLFCFGQETAEKESLLTLPKMSYLDSLKTTFVNHSTSNCIDERWLSELANFELSNDMYNDIETIDIDAEVSYNLSTEVLKKRLAKMDAKSPFNIEYNQALENTIKAFLKNRPKAFERLMAVSEYYFPMFEEHLAKYNIPMELKYLAIVESALNPRAKSRVGASGLWQFMYPTGKQYNLEVNSYVDERYDPLKATEAACQYLSSLYGIFGDWSLVLASYNAGPGNVSKAIRRSGGSQNYWNIRKNLPRETANYVPAFLATFYIYEYRKEHNIMPKKAPLTYFETDTIMVKKQMSFKQISELLDIPEEQLEFLNPIYKLKVIPFLDDKAHYLRLPKNKMGLFVSNEEKIYAYLEYLDTYKEKTKTDFIPTTKDSAYVEAPKVERKTQFHTIKSGESLGKIADKYDVSIAELKKWNHIKGNNIQAGKKLKIYSDKKVIVQTEAKASKDGTYTVRSGDSLYSIAKKFPGVSAEDIKKWNDISGDNIQPGMKLKING
- a CDS encoding phosphoglycerate kinase; the encoded protein is MKTLNDFNFKNKKAIIRVDFNVPLDENFKVTDATRIEAAKPTIDKILKDGGSVILMSHLGRPKGVEAKYSLNHIVSKTEEILGQKVHFASDCIGEVAENAAKNLQAGEILLLENLRFYAEEEKGDVEFSKKLASLGDIYVNDAFGTAHRAHASTTIIAQFFENAKCFGYLLAKEIESIEKVLKNSEKPVVAILGGSKVSSKITVIENILDKVNHMIIGGGMTFTFVKALGGKIGNSICEDDKLDLAIEILKQAKEKGVQIHIPVDVVAADAFSNDANTQVVDVNHIPDGWQGLDAGPKSLEIFKRIILDSKTILWNGPLGVFEMETFAKGTISLGEFIAESTANGAFSLVGGGDSVAAVKQFGLEPKMSYVSTGGGAMLEMLEGRTLPGIAAILE
- a CDS encoding DNA polymerase III subunit, with the translated sequence MLFKEILGQEHIKNHLTKSAEAGRIPHAQLFVGPEGSGTLPLAIAYAQYILCGNMGGENVGENTACNLKFEHFSHPDLHFVFPVASTDSVKSHAVSDNFMSEWRQFLTETPYGSLFDWLKNLGIQNKQGLIGVDEATEINKKLSLKAYEGGYKVMIIWMADKMNGASANKLLKLLEEPPAKTVFILITENTSDLLQTILSRCQVLDFIGLSESVIADALVSRENCDPSLAKKIAHQSEGNYNKALHILHKEEDEFPFDEWFVDWVRSAFRAKGNAAAINDLIAWSENIAATGRETQKQFLHYCIHFFRQALLLNYQAHDLVFLETNVPKFELEKFAPFVNGANITDIYKELEDAIYHIERNGNSKIILTDLSIKLTRLIHKNA
- a CDS encoding DoxX family membrane protein encodes the protein MTQLAPLLVLAFLAITFLQSGYDKIKDWKGNVEWLNSHFSNTILAKQVPFALGIVLLLEIVSGVLCISGIIQHLVQDVVIRGLGFYGAILSCVTLLFLLFGQRLAKDYDGARTIVIYFIPAVMLVNWLS